Part of the Benincasa hispida cultivar B227 chromosome 12, ASM972705v1, whole genome shotgun sequence genome is shown below.
GACTAAAAgtgaaatagttatcaaaataGTCTAAAATTTTAACCTACCAACTTAATTTGTAAACTTTTATTTCCGTGTCCAAGAAATTTATGAACTTTGAAAAGTGATAATCACTTTAAAATAGTTCTAGTCAAAACGAATCAAATATGTGCTACCAACTTCAAAGTCAGAGATTCAATCTTTCATTCACGTATGGTtcgttttaaaagtttaaagattgtGGTGGTTGCAGAAGTGGAGATGATGAAGGAGAGATTTGCAAAGCTTTTACTAGGAGAAGACATGTCAGGAAGCGGAAAAGGGGTTTGTACGGCAGTTACAATTTCAAATGCTATTACTAATCTTTATGGTACGTAAGATTTTGTACCTTTGtttatcaaattttgatctctCCTTCTATTGGTAAACGTAGCTAACACATTATTAGTTAACCATATATCGATTTCTCAACAGTTTACGTTTTCTTGCTTTATTTAGTTGTCGATTTTTTAACAAAGAGATAAGAATAATTGTGTGTTTGTTTGTGTTGATGAATGATCAGCGACGGTGTTTGGACAGAATCTGAAACTGGAGCCATTGCCACCGGAGAAGAAGGCTATGTGGAAGAGAGAGATGTGCTGTTTGTTGTCTGTTTGTGATTACATTGTTGAGTTCTTCACTATATCTCAAACTTTGGAAGATGGAACTTCAATGGAGGtgattctttctttcttttttcttttctaaacgtctttaaatatattttgaatgttTGGGATTGTAAACTCAAACACATCGAAATTGAAAACTGTGAGTTTgtttaaaggtatttttgaaacgaGGTAATAACCGTTTTCAATCGGTCTTTAGGgactaaaaaggtaattttcgGGAAAAACATAAGTGAAAAAAACAGGAAACTGTTTCCAAGCAGCCTTGGTTTCTTGtacttttattttaatgaatcTTACAAAATTATGAAATGATGATGGTGTTTTAGGTGTTGAGCAGCAGACAAAGGTCAGATATATGTCTCAACCTTCCAGCATTGCAAAAGCTTGACCTGATGCTCTTGGTAAAGCTTATTAATGACAGCAAAAAatggtttgaaaaaaaaaaagaaactaatcTGGTTGAAATATTTTGAGAGTGATCAATGAATCTTGTTTTCCTTTTGGCAGGACATTTTGGATAGCTTTCAAGACACTGAGTTCTGGTATGCCGAAAAAGGAAGCATGTCGTCGAACTCTAATCAGTCGAAATCTGGTTCGTTTCGTCGACTGTCATTGCAAAAAGAGGAGAAATGGTGGCTGCCAGTTCCTTGTATTCCTTCATGTGGTCTATCGGAGAAGGCAAGGAAACATTTGCGAAATAAACGCGAATGCGCAAATCAAATCCACAAAGCTGCTATGGCAATCAACAGCACCATTCTTGCTGAAATGGAAATTCCAGAGTCATTCATAGACACTCTTCCAAAGGTCATTACTCCCCTAACCGTATAATTTTCGCTTTAAGAGCTCGTCGAAACCAACATAGTATAtccttttattttataactTCTAAATTATCCATTTTTTTCAGAGTGGAAAGGCGAGTATAGGCGATACAATATACCGTTACATGTATAGTGCAGACAAATTCTCACCCGAACATCTGCTCGATTGCTTGAACATAGGATCCGAACACGATGCGCTCGAACTTGCAGACCGGATCGAGGCTTCGATGTATACATGGAGAAGGAAAGCATGTCTGAGCCACTCAAAATCCTCATG
Proteins encoded:
- the LOC120067774 gene encoding rop guanine nucleotide exchange factor 3-like produces the protein MEKFPISDENFHLGFRPSSSSMDLNDQSTISETSGQSPASGYSFSYCRTSSDASAFSDPTTDDSSFCIEPSPAILARQGTRKYKLSAGDKVDDQDAMDSEVEMMKERFAKLLLGEDMSGSGKGVCTAVTISNAITNLYATVFGQNLKLEPLPPEKKAMWKREMCCLLSVCDYIVEFFTISQTLEDGTSMEVLSSRQRSDICLNLPALQKLDLMLLDILDSFQDTEFWYAEKGSMSSNSNQSKSGSFRRLSLQKEEKWWLPVPCIPSCGLSEKARKHLRNKRECANQIHKAAMAINSTILAEMEIPESFIDTLPKSGKASIGDTIYRYMYSADKFSPEHLLDCLNIGSEHDALELADRIEASMYTWRRKACLSHSKSSWELVKDLMAETDRSDKNTILAERAETLLLSLKQRFPELSQTTLDTSKIQYNRDVGQAVLESYSRVLEGLAFNIVAWIEDVLSSDRSIRNQE